One window of Gloeothece citriformis PCC 7424 genomic DNA carries:
- a CDS encoding YciI family protein, whose product MTKYVMWGSYCENAIEKRTPYRQVHLDGLAAQKEQGLLITLGPTQDNTMVFGIYEAENEDQVRELIEGDPYWKNGIWTEYEIKEWIQAF is encoded by the coding sequence ATGACAAAATATGTTATGTGGGGGAGTTATTGCGAAAATGCGATCGAGAAACGAACTCCCTATCGTCAAGTGCATTTAGACGGGTTGGCGGCACAAAAAGAACAGGGACTTTTAATTACTTTAGGGCCGACCCAAGATAATACAATGGTATTTGGGATTTATGAAGCAGAGAACGAAGATCAAGTCAGAGAATTAATTGAAGGCGATCCCTATTGGAAAAATGGCATTTGGACAGAGTACGAAATTAAAGAATGGATTCAAGCGTTTTAA
- a CDS encoding HAMP domain-containing protein yields the protein MMDYSDLNQKDLTAKVEELQQEIEGLKIDKADLEILLENITEHSTNLENEIYGKNEIMVKYLKQVEKITQAAAAIEQGTFEINSLNEVAARNDELGQLARVFQNMVQQVKQREENLKQQVEELKIEIDKAKKDKQVADIVENDSFKSLKEKLKRLKKEQKKD from the coding sequence ATGATGGACTATTCAGACTTGAATCAAAAAGACTTGACCGCAAAAGTAGAAGAACTTCAGCAAGAGATAGAAGGGTTAAAAATAGACAAGGCTGATTTAGAGATTCTTTTGGAAAATATTACCGAACATTCGACTAATTTAGAGAATGAAATTTATGGTAAAAATGAAATCATGGTCAAGTATTTAAAGCAAGTCGAAAAAATTACTCAGGCGGCAGCAGCGATAGAACAAGGAACGTTTGAAATAAATAGTTTAAATGAAGTGGCAGCCCGTAATGATGAGTTAGGACAATTAGCGCGAGTGTTTCAAAATATGGTGCAGCAAGTGAAACAAAGAGAAGAAAATTTAAAGCAACAGGTGGAAGAGTTAAAGATAGAAATTGATAAGGCTAAAAAGGATAAACAAGTGGCTGATATTGTAGAAAACGATAGTTTTAAAAGTTTGAAAGAGAAGTTAAAAAGGCTTAAAAAAGAACAGAAGAAAGATTGA
- a CDS encoding slr1659 superfamily regulator: MEIQSENYHISYNPATMIVNFRGSFRLNGMKDYEPIVNFLNEVAQQEPPTIILDLQKLEFLNSSGISMLSKFIINMRKKQTSNIVVKGSKNIPWQDKSLKNLQRLMPNLVLEFN, from the coding sequence ATGGAAATTCAATCTGAAAATTATCATATTTCCTACAATCCCGCAACAATGATCGTTAATTTTAGAGGCTCATTCCGCTTAAATGGGATGAAGGATTATGAGCCGATCGTTAACTTTTTAAATGAAGTCGCTCAACAAGAACCCCCTACTATTATTCTAGACTTACAGAAATTAGAATTTTTAAATAGTTCGGGTATTAGTATGCTATCTAAGTTTATCATTAATATGAGAAAAAAGCAAACCAGTAATATTGTAGTTAAAGGGTCTAAAAATATTCCTTGGCAAGATAAGTCTTTAAAAAATTTACAGCGTTTAATGCCTAATCTAGTTTTAGAGTTTAATTAA
- a CDS encoding slr1658 superfamily regulator: MSQIFGDFRQDLPESEQCLMISFSPCSVPLQQRWCNNGLSADFVANYLATFFPCNKDDPNSLKRQAHLKSTVSYIANELLENATKFHDENTTASIQLGTYLIQNLVILLATNCSSIRVANQLELVIEKLINSEPEELYIQHLEMLAEDENYLGSGLGFLTIIHDYFAKIGWKIEPLPSEVNLVRVTTMVQVRV; the protein is encoded by the coding sequence ATGAGCCAAATTTTTGGGGATTTTAGGCAAGATTTACCCGAAAGCGAACAGTGTTTAATGATTAGCTTTTCTCCTTGTTCTGTTCCCTTACAACAACGTTGGTGTAATAATGGGTTATCAGCAGATTTTGTGGCTAATTATTTGGCGACTTTTTTTCCCTGTAATAAAGATGATCCCAATAGTCTTAAACGACAAGCTCATCTCAAAAGCACTGTTAGTTATATTGCTAACGAATTATTAGAAAATGCAACTAAGTTTCATGATGAGAATACCACTGCTTCTATTCAGTTGGGAACTTATTTAATCCAAAATTTAGTCATTTTATTGGCTACTAATTGTAGTTCTATTAGAGTAGCTAATCAGTTAGAGTTAGTGATTGAAAAATTAATTAATTCTGAACCAGAGGAGTTATATATTCAACATTTAGAAATGTTGGCTGAAGATGAAAATTATCTTGGGTCTGGATTAGGATTTCTAACGATTATACACGATTATTTTGCTAAAATTGGCTGGAAAATTGAACCCCTCCCATCTGAGGTAAATTTAGTCAGGGTTACTACTATGGTTCAAGTTAGGGTATAA
- a CDS encoding chemotaxis response regulator protein-glutamate methylesterase → MKIAIVNQTGTLLEFLRRTIATVPDYQIIWTATDGVQAISNSRANPPDLILMDMMRSNLDGAKTTQEIMKQSPCPILMVTDSLKRDSSKIFEAMSYGALDVVHLPFLNSYHQSENSEILLNKIAMIGTLTGLVRKRKRSLTPLCSLPFLVIIGASTGGPGAIAFLLSQLPVNFPAAIVVVQHLDYQFVPDFVQWLDRQTPLTVLLAHEGNRPEIGKVLLAGSNDHLFLSPNLTLTYTQEPLNYPFRPSVDVFFKSVAQHWHRKGIAILLTGMGKDGAQGLSQLREAGWHTIAQDQQSSVIYGMPKAAVELNAATQVLSLEAISLTLLNRLTPYS, encoded by the coding sequence ATGAAAATAGCTATCGTTAATCAGACAGGAACTCTCCTTGAATTTTTACGACGAACAATCGCTACTGTGCCCGATTATCAAATTATTTGGACGGCTACTGATGGAGTGCAAGCTATTAGCAATTCTAGGGCTAATCCTCCCGATTTAATTTTAATGGATATGATGAGATCTAATCTCGATGGTGCTAAGACGACTCAAGAGATTATGAAACAATCTCCCTGTCCTATTTTAATGGTAACAGATAGTTTGAAACGAGATTCATCTAAGATTTTTGAAGCCATGAGCTATGGCGCTTTAGATGTGGTTCATCTTCCTTTTTTAAATTCTTATCATCAGTCAGAAAATAGTGAAATTTTATTAAATAAAATTGCGATGATTGGCACATTAACCGGCTTGGTTCGCAAGCGGAAACGATCCCTTACTCCTCTGTGTTCTCTTCCTTTTTTGGTCATTATTGGTGCATCCACTGGCGGGCCCGGGGCGATCGCTTTTTTGTTGTCCCAATTACCGGTTAATTTTCCCGCCGCCATTGTGGTTGTTCAACATCTAGATTATCAATTTGTTCCTGATTTTGTCCAATGGTTGGATCGTCAAACTCCTTTAACGGTTTTACTCGCTCATGAGGGAAATCGTCCAGAAATTGGTAAAGTTTTGTTAGCAGGAAGCAATGATCATCTATTCTTAAGCCCCAATTTGACGTTAACATATACTCAAGAACCTCTTAATTATCCTTTCCGTCCCAGTGTAGATGTTTTTTTTAAAAGTGTTGCTCAACATTGGCATCGCAAAGGAATTGCTATACTCTTGACTGGAATGGGAAAAGATGGGGCCCAAGGGTTAAGTCAGTTACGGGAAGCCGGATGGCATACGATCGCTCAAGATCAACAAAGTTCTGTCATTTATGGAATGCCAAAAGCAGCAGTTGAATTAAATGCAGCGACTCAAGTTTTATCCCTTGAAGCGATCTCTTTAACCCTACTTAATAGACTGACTCCCTATTCTTAA
- a CDS encoding PP2C family protein-serine/threonine phosphatase, with protein sequence MSNSQITVLLIDDQPMIGEAVRRIVATEPNIAFYYCSDPTETLKIAQEVHPTVILQDLVMPDMDGLLLVRFLRAKDAPTRDVPLVVLSSKEDPTIKAKAFALGANDYLVKLPDAAELIARIRYHSNAYINFLKRKEAEERLKEENLRLSAELDVTRKIQQMILPKESELTQIQSLDIAGFMEPASDVGGDYYDVLYHNGSVKIGIGDVTGHGLESGMVMLMVQTAIRTLMNQNETNSTQFLQVLNRTIYDNVQRISSDKNLTLILLDYQDNRIRFSGQHEFIILVRDGGKVELIDTIDLGFPVGLEEDITDFIGETEIYLNPGDGVVLYTDGITEAENEWGELYGIERLCEILSQIWQFNANEIKDMIINDVRQHIGKQQVYDDITLLVLKQK encoded by the coding sequence TTGAGTAACTCTCAGATTACTGTTCTATTGATAGACGATCAACCGATGATCGGTGAAGCGGTTCGTCGCATTGTTGCTACTGAACCTAATATTGCTTTTTATTATTGTAGCGATCCGACTGAAACTCTCAAAATTGCTCAAGAAGTTCATCCAACGGTTATTTTACAAGATTTGGTTATGCCGGATATGGATGGGTTATTATTAGTCCGTTTTCTGAGAGCAAAAGACGCTCCTACGCGCGATGTTCCTTTAGTTGTTTTATCGAGTAAGGAAGATCCTACTATTAAAGCTAAAGCTTTTGCATTAGGCGCTAATGATTATTTGGTTAAGCTTCCTGATGCGGCAGAATTAATTGCTCGTATTCGCTATCATTCTAATGCTTATATTAATTTTCTTAAACGCAAAGAAGCAGAAGAACGTCTAAAGGAAGAGAATTTACGTCTGTCTGCTGAGTTGGATGTTACCCGAAAAATTCAACAAATGATTCTGCCAAAAGAGAGTGAACTGACTCAAATTCAGAGTTTAGATATTGCTGGTTTTATGGAGCCGGCTTCTGATGTTGGCGGTGATTATTATGATGTTCTTTATCATAATGGTAGCGTTAAAATTGGCATTGGAGATGTAACGGGTCATGGGTTGGAAAGTGGTATGGTAATGCTTATGGTACAAACCGCTATCCGAACTTTAATGAATCAAAATGAAACTAATTCTACTCAATTTTTACAAGTTCTAAATCGAACGATTTATGATAATGTGCAACGGATTAGTTCAGATAAAAATTTAACGCTGATTTTATTAGATTATCAAGATAATCGAATTCGTTTCAGTGGACAACATGAATTTATTATCTTGGTTCGGGATGGCGGAAAGGTTGAATTAATTGATACTATCGATTTGGGTTTTCCTGTCGGATTAGAAGAAGATATTACTGATTTTATCGGAGAAACGGAAATTTACTTAAATCCCGGTGATGGTGTGGTTCTATATACTGATGGAATTACTGAGGCAGAAAATGAATGGGGAGAGTTATATGGAATAGAAAGATTATGCGAAATTCTTAGCCAAATTTGGCAATTTAATGCTAATGAGATTAAAGATATGATTATTAATGATGTTCGTCAACATATTGGAAAACAGCAAGTTTATGATGATATTACTTTGCTTGTTTTAAAACAAAAATAA
- a CDS encoding hybrid sensor histidine kinase/response regulator yields MDSGFDLNNASLLDLFSLEVETQTEILTENLLTLENELQQSQTQLNINPILEALMRASHSIKGAARVVQIELAVKLAHRMEDCFATAMEGKIKLNRDQIDKLLQGVDFFQKLSQIKEPQLEPWLSQHQQPILTLINSLNFEEDGIIETLPSPLSPTPENSTEITVTIHPIESDSHDIELYLNSDSDEFKSSLELSSIFLETQDIPPTVQQVKQTFSSALKTLSVAPSEKTRFVRVSSDNLNRLMGLAGEALVEATFLKPFADSLLDLKKKQLQLYQLLEKFEHLLYHNNLTKETEIYLKSILQKERECRETLSDRIGVLEQFAYRSINLSDRLYREVIASQMRPFSEGIQPFPRLVRDLAKQLNKRVKLEVIGQSVLVDRDILKKLQAPLTHMLRNAIDHGIESPDERLALGKSPEGIIRLEATHRFGMLSITLTDDGRGINLENLRQKVIEKKLVKSDLAQQLSENELLEFIFLPGFSTSASVTEISGRGVGLNIAKSMVEEVGGNLQAFTKPGQGISFHFQLPLTLSVIRTLLVEISGEPYAFPLTRIERVIMLDLKEIYSMENRQYFTLGEHHIGLVKADQILELCPSKSPSEQLSVIILSDSLNYYGLIVDRFLGERNLVIRPLDSRLGKIQDVSAAALLEDGSPVLILDVLDLIRSIDKFLKNGYLSQGLDNLDDHYSQKIKRILVVDDSITVREMERKLLENHGYYVDLAMDGMEGWNAAASGNYDLIITDVDMPRMNGIKLVTQIKKHPQLHSIPVIIVSYKEREEDRLQGLEAGANYYLTKSSFHDDTFLNAVVDLIGEA; encoded by the coding sequence ATGGATAGCGGTTTTGATTTAAATAACGCTTCCTTACTGGATTTATTCAGTCTCGAAGTGGAAACCCAAACAGAAATTTTAACCGAAAATCTGTTAACCCTAGAAAATGAGTTACAACAGTCTCAAACCCAACTCAATATTAACCCCATTTTAGAAGCTTTAATGCGAGCATCCCATTCCATCAAAGGAGCAGCTAGAGTTGTACAAATAGAATTAGCTGTCAAACTCGCTCATAGAATGGAAGATTGTTTTGCAACAGCAATGGAGGGTAAAATTAAATTAAACAGGGATCAAATTGATAAATTATTACAAGGAGTAGATTTTTTCCAAAAACTCAGCCAAATTAAAGAACCTCAGTTAGAACCTTGGTTATCACAACATCAACAACCAATATTAACCCTGATTAATTCCTTAAATTTTGAAGAAGATGGGATAATAGAAACCCTACCTTCTCCCCTTTCACCTACACCAGAAAATTCAACCGAAATTACCGTTACCATACACCCCATAGAATCTGATTCTCATGATATAGAACTCTATTTAAATTCTGATTCTGATGAATTTAAAAGTTCCCTCGAATTATCTTCCATATTTTTAGAAACTCAAGACATCCCGCCAACAGTACAACAAGTCAAACAAACCTTTTCATCTGCTCTCAAAACCCTCTCAGTCGCACCCTCGGAAAAAACCCGCTTTGTACGAGTCAGTAGCGATAATTTAAATCGTTTGATGGGATTAGCGGGAGAAGCTTTAGTTGAAGCAACTTTCTTAAAACCTTTTGCAGACTCTTTATTAGATCTCAAAAAGAAACAACTCCAATTATACCAACTTCTAGAAAAATTTGAGCATCTTTTATATCATAACAACTTAACAAAAGAAACCGAAATTTATTTAAAATCTATCTTACAAAAAGAACGAGAATGTCGAGAAACTTTGAGCGATCGCATTGGAGTTTTAGAACAATTTGCCTATCGTTCTATCAATCTTTCAGATCGTCTTTATCGAGAAGTCATTGCCTCCCAAATGCGTCCTTTTTCCGAAGGAATACAGCCATTTCCACGACTGGTAAGAGATCTAGCTAAACAACTCAACAAAAGGGTAAAATTAGAAGTTATAGGTCAATCTGTCTTAGTTGATCGGGATATTCTGAAAAAACTCCAAGCTCCCCTCACTCATATGTTGAGAAATGCCATCGATCATGGGATTGAATCTCCTGATGAACGACTTGCTTTAGGAAAATCTCCAGAAGGAATCATTCGTCTGGAAGCGACTCATCGTTTTGGAATGTTATCCATTACTTTAACCGATGATGGGAGAGGCATAAATTTAGAAAACTTACGTCAAAAAGTCATTGAAAAAAAATTAGTTAAATCTGATCTAGCTCAACAATTAAGTGAAAATGAATTGCTTGAATTTATTTTTTTACCTGGGTTTTCTACCTCCGCCTCAGTAACCGAAATTTCCGGACGCGGCGTAGGATTAAATATTGCTAAATCAATGGTAGAAGAAGTCGGCGGAAATCTCCAAGCATTCACTAAACCGGGACAAGGAATCAGTTTTCATTTTCAACTCCCCTTAACTTTATCCGTCATTCGCACCCTATTAGTGGAAATTTCTGGAGAACCTTATGCTTTTCCTCTTACCCGCATTGAACGAGTGATTATGCTCGATTTAAAAGAAATTTATTCGATGGAAAATCGACAATATTTTACTTTAGGTGAACACCATATTGGATTAGTTAAAGCCGACCAAATTTTAGAGTTATGTCCTTCTAAATCTCCATCTGAGCAATTATCGGTGATTATTTTAAGTGACTCATTAAATTATTATGGGTTAATTGTAGATCGGTTTTTAGGAGAACGAAATTTAGTTATTAGACCTCTCGATTCCCGATTAGGTAAAATTCAAGATGTTAGTGCAGCAGCTTTATTAGAAGACGGTTCTCCTGTGTTAATTTTAGATGTTTTAGATTTGATTCGCTCTATTGATAAGTTTTTGAAAAATGGTTATCTGAGTCAAGGTTTAGATAATTTAGACGATCATTATAGTCAAAAAATAAAAAGGATTTTAGTGGTGGATGATTCTATTACTGTCAGAGAAATGGAAAGAAAACTTTTAGAAAATCACGGTTATTATGTGGATTTGGCTATGGATGGTATGGAAGGTTGGAATGCTGCTGCTAGTGGGAATTATGATTTAATTATTACTGATGTTGATATGCCTCGGATGAATGGGATTAAGTTAGTGACTCAGATTAAAAAACATCCTCAGTTACACTCTATTCCGGTTATTATTGTTTCTTATAAGGAACGAGAGGAAGATCGGTTACAGGGTTTAGAAGCGGGTGCTAATTATTATTTGACTAAGAGTAGTTTTCATGATGATACTTTTCTTAATGCTGTGGTAGATTTGATTGGGGAGGCTTAA
- a CDS encoding chemotaxis protein CheW: MKEITSVVWVHTLPHRSNHILRGIVNIRGEILTCVSLSNLLNLKPTKNLSKTAQPSINYPRMIVLEIQENRWVFEADELDKVHRFYSNQFQDSPTALSKHHDTYTQKIINFNHKKVNYLDSELLFYELLFYTYSRSQSSSNNIETINP; the protein is encoded by the coding sequence ATTAAAGAAATTACTTCCGTTGTTTGGGTTCATACTTTACCCCATCGCAGTAATCACATATTAAGAGGAATTGTGAATATTCGAGGGGAAATATTAACCTGTGTTTCTCTGAGCAATCTTTTAAATTTAAAGCCGACCAAAAATTTATCCAAAACTGCTCAACCCTCTATCAATTATCCCAGAATGATAGTCCTAGAAATCCAAGAAAATCGATGGGTATTTGAAGCGGATGAACTAGATAAAGTACATCGATTTTATAGTAACCAATTCCAAGATTCACCAACGGCTCTCTCAAAACATCACGATACTTACACCCAAAAAATTATTAATTTTAATCATAAAAAAGTCAATTATTTAGATTCAGAACTCTTATTTTATGAACTCTTATTTTATACTTATTCTAGATCTCAGTCTTCCTCAAATAATATAGAGACAATCAACCCTTAA